In Acetobacteraceae bacterium, the DNA window CTTTACAGATTGATCGTTTAAAAGCGAAAGGTGCTGTTCGTATCTTTGAAGATGATGGGATCAGCGGATCAAGTAGAGAAAAGCGTGAAGGTTTAAGAAAGCTTTTAGAGTATGTCAGAGAAGGCGATACACTTCTCATTACACGAATAGATCGATTGGCAAGATCAGCAAGAGATCTTCAAAATATTGTTTCCGAATTAGAGGAGAAAAAAGTCTCCCTAAAATGTACAGAGCAATCCTTTGATACTTCTCGTCCAGAAGGAAGGTTTATGCTTGGTATGTTAGGTCTGATTGCTGAGCTTGAAACAGAGATGCGGAGAGAGCGTCAAAAAGAAGGGATTGAAGTTGCTAAGCTAAAAGGAAAATACAAAGGAAGGCCTGCTGACATGAAGCGTGTTGAGAAGGCAATTATGCTTCGATCAGAAGGAAAGTCCTATGCTGCAATTGCCGAGGAGGTTGGTATAACACGTTCTGGT includes these proteins:
- a CDS encoding recombinase family protein, encoding MENLAVVRNSDNLGDIASRNSLSFSGNYIGYARVSTSEQNISLQIDRLKAKGAVRIFEDDGISGSSREKREGLRKLLEYVREGDTLLITRIDRLARSARDLQNIVSELEEKKVSLKCTEQSFDTSRPEGRFMLGMLGLIAELETEMRRERQKEGIEVAKLKGKYKGRPADMKRVEKAIMLRSEGKSYAAIAEEVGITRSGVQAICRRQGKLF